Within Candidatus Binataceae bacterium, the genomic segment TACTGCTTTTCCACCACTTGACCGACACTACCCAATCTACCAGCCGCAATACTTAATCGATTCTCTTCCAGCTTTAAGCCCTCTAATGCCCAAAGCCTATAGATGACCTTATTGGTTGAGAAGACAAATTCTGGACAACTCCGGAAAATCATTCTCCGAACAGCCCCCGGCCCGCTCTTAGTTCTTGATTACCGCGTTGTCAGCTAATCTATTCCCCCCTTGTCGTACATCGTTCTATCTCCGATCGCGCGCCGCGACGATTGACGATCGCACGGCCACAGCGCGCCTTGCTTTCGAACTTGACAACGAGCCGATAACCACTACATGTGGACAGTTGAACATCTTCACAACCCCACATATCGGCATGAGGACATGTCCAAAAAGGTCACGGTAATTGGCGTTATCGGCCAGAAAGGCGGCGGCGGCAAAACCACCATCGCTATAAATCTGGCCGTGGCGGCCGCAAGGCAAAAACTGGCGGCGGTCATAATCGACCTCGACCAACAGACGAACTCAGCCAAATGGCGCCGACGCAGGTCGGACAACGTCGCGGTCGTGCCCACTACTGCGGGTCGAATCCAGGCAACCATCCAAACCGCCGTCACTCACAGTGCCGAATTCATCGTGATCGACTCGCCCGGCCACAATGACAGCGCGGCGACGGAAGCCGTGCGAGCCTCCGATCTCGTAATCCTGCCGGTGGAACCGCAAATGTTTCACTTCGATACCATGCCGGCGATGCGAGATATCGTCCGCATCGGCGGCGACAAGCCTACGTGGCTTGTCGTCAACAAGCTGCACCCCTCAGCCTCGGCACTGGCTGAGAGGCTCAAAAAGATAATCTTTGACACGTATTCTGTTCCCGTTTGTCCGGTGCACTTAAGCCGCTTTGACATTTACGCGACCTCGGCGGACGTGGGCCTGACGCCCGAAGAACAGGATTCAGGCAGCCGGGCTGCGCAGGAAATCCGCGCGCTCTACAAGTTCATAAATCAACAAGTCAACAAGTTGAGAAGTCCACATGTCCAAAAAAATGATGGGCTTGCAGCAAGCGCTTAACAGCGCGGCGACTGCGCAGACAGCAAGGCCGGAAAAGCCACCCCTACAACCTAAGCCCGCGCCCGATAGTACAACCAAGCCGCAAGGGAAGGCCCCGAGCCGGCAAGGTAAGGAGAACATCGGCACCTGGCTTCATCCCGATTTCAAGAAAAGCTTACGCCTCGTTCAGCTTCGCAAGTCCGACAAGGTTTATCTCGATGACCTCGTCGCCGAAGCCCTCAATGACCTTTTCCTGAAGTACAACGTTCCGACGGTTAACCACGACTAACTGCGGACATGTCAACATGCCGATATGTTCACATGTCGGCATGTCTAGGGGCATGGCAGTATCGAACCTTTCTCCTATGAGCGATCTTCATGCTGCGGTCGTCTTCTTGCTTGCATGCAGATATGATAATTTATCAATCAGCCGGGAGAACCCGGCCCATACATGAAGACATTTGGAGAATTAATCGCGGAAGGGCGGAAGCGCGCAAAACTGACCCAACGTGAGTTTGCCCAGCGCATCAAGATGGAGGACGGGCGGCCGATTTCCGCACCGTATCTCAACGATCTCGAGCACAACCTCCGCAAACCGCCCCGCGCCCATCTGATCGACCAATTCGCTGCCGAGCTGAATCTGGAAGGGGACCTGCTCTATTTTGCAGCGAGCCGCCTGACGCCAGATATCGAGCCGAAGGACGCATCCGAGGATCAGGTGCTTGCGGCCTATCGGGCATTCAGGAAAGAGCTCCAGCTGCCTGCGAGAAAGATCGCAAAACCGCGATCGTCCGCACCGAAGCGGTGAAATTGCGCCAAGGGCTGATTCCTTCTTGTTGGGGAGCGAGAGGTTTGTTAACATATCTGCATGCAAGCGGGCACGCCGGAAACCGGAATTAAAGCCCCGCTTGCCTTGCCCATGGCCACTCAGCCCATCATTGCTCCATGTAGCCCGAAACCCTATCTCTCGATTCGTGAGCTCGCCGGGTTCACCCCTTGGAGCGAACAGGCGATCCGGACGATGATGGCAAAGGGCATCTTCCGCGAAGGGGAGCACTTCTTTCATGTCGGCCGGCGCCCGGTCTTTAAATGGGAAGCCGTCGTGCTCTTTATCGAGCGCGGCAACGAACGCGTCGAAGTTTGCATACCCCTACGGCGCGGAGGGTTCGTAGGTGGCTCGCAAGCCTAGAAGGAGCCGACGAGGATGCTGGATCGAAGCGAACCGTAGCGGGTTGCTGCGGCTACGCTTCCGCTGGCGACTACCCGCATTGTCGGGTCTGCATAAGTTCTCGGAGACCACGAGCCTGCTGGATACGGCAGATAATCGAGTGCTGCTGGCGAAACAGGCCGCCATCGTCGGCGCGGAGATTCAGGCCGGCAAGTTCGATTACTTGCGCTGGTTTCCTAACGGGAGCAGGGCAGGGGCATTCGGGCCGCAGAAACTCCCGCCGAGGTCGCTTACTCCCCAACACGTCACAATTGGCAATTACTTCCCTTCGTGGGTAGAGCGAAAGGTCCCTCCTCTCGTGCGTACATCCCGTGCGCGGGATTACCGCAGGCATTTTCAAACCTACATTCTCCCGTTTGTGCAAAACCTTAAGCTCGCTGACCTGTCGGTCGACGATCTCGAATCCCTGAAAAAGCGATTGCTCGTGGAGCGGGGCTTAAGCCTCAAGACGGTTCGCAATGTGATCGACGCGTCGTTGCGAGCAATGATCCGCGATGCGCGCAAATCCGGGATTAACTCCGCTTTTCCCTTTGCGGACGTGGAATGGCCCAGACAAGTCGTGCCCGGACCCGATCCGTTTACGGAAGAGGAGCGGGACCGCTTACTTGAATATTTCGAGCACAAACGCTGGCGGGTAGGGCGATCGTCCGGCTCGTACAGAACAGCGACTTATTTTCCGTATTACGCCTTCCTCTTCACCCTTTTCTACACCGGCTTGCGCCCCTCGGAGGCTGTCGCGCTCAGGATTAAATCCCTCGATTTAGCGCACCACGCCTTATTCATCGAACGTTCGCGGTCTTTAGGCGCCGAGGCCGCTCCGAAAACATCGGCTGCAGCCCGGCTGGTCCGGCTGACACCCCGTAACGTCCAAGTCCTGCGGCAGCTGCAGGAGCCGTTGGCAGAACCCGATGATTACGTGTTCAAAAACATCCTCGGCGCACCCATCGAGCAACGGAGCTTCTACAACTTATTCCGCGCAGCTCAACGGCGGCTTGGTATCCGCTTGCGGGACCTCTACGCCACGAAAGACACGTACGTCTCTGCCGCACTCACCCGCGGGGTCAATCTGACCTGGCTCTCAGAGCAAACCGGGGTCGCCGACATCACGCTGCGCAAACATTACGGGAGGTTCATTCATTCGGACGTTGCGGACACCCTCGAACTTGCCAAGATCGAAGCGACCGCTACGGAAACGGTGCACTTTGCCCCTCGTTTGCCCCTCGCGGAGAGTGCTCTTGGTAAAGATGCCTTAATCTACAAGGAAAAATTGGTGGAGCAGAAGGGATTTGAACCCTCGACCCCCACGTTGCGAACGTGGTGCTCTCCCAGCTGAGCTACTGCCCCACCGAGCGAAGTATCTTACGCCAGCGCTTGAGCAGAGCCAACGCCCCGCGACAATAAGCTGCGGTCGAAGCGTCCGGCCATGAAATGGGTGAGGCGTCCGGGATTTTTGGACGCCTCATCTTGTTCGATTGCGCTGGTTCGATTCGCGCCGGTCCGCCGCGAAACGAACCTACGCGCTCTTCGATCTATTCAACCACGAGGCCTTCAAAATTATCCGATTCGCGCCAGTGCGCGAGCATTTCGTAAAAGGCCACCGCACCCTGCGGATATTGAGAATCAAGAAAACCCTGCTTGGAGTTTTGCCCCTCGCCGTTGTAGTAGCCGGGCGGCAGGTGTTCTGATAATCGGTGATGAAGCTCGGTCCGGTCACGATCTTGACCCATTCCGCCTCGGCCTCGGGAGTCGGTTCTACCGACTTCGCTTCGCGCGCCTTCACTTCGTTGACGACGTGAGCGATGTGCGTCGCCTGCCCCTCGAGCATATAGGTGAAGTTCGGGTCCTCATCCCATTCTTCCAATAATCCGAGAGAGGCCGGCCATTGCGGCCGAAAACCTCGAACTCAGCGCGCCGCGTGTATGAAGTTCCGACCTCGAAGCCGGTCGCGAAGATGAGGCAGTCAACTTCGTATTCGACGCCGTCCACTACCACCGCGTTCTCAGTCGCACGCAAGCGCTTGGCGCGTTCCGCCGCATAGCGTTGGCGCACTTCCGCTGGGTCGAAGCCTAACTGTTCGGGGGTGGGATTCCGCTCGGGCTGCCGTTGGATGCGGATTGCACTTCACTCATCGCGCTGCACTCCTCTTGATCCGTAATGCCGCTGTGCCTGCCGGCCCAATCTACTTCATGTCGATGTCAATCGACATGCTCCACACAGACCCTTTCTTAGCCCCCAAAACTGGCGGCGACGACGCGCTGATGGCCGGCGAGATCCTTGATCGTTGAAAGCGCCGTGGCGCTCCGGTCCTCGAATATGCTGATTATTGCGGCCGCCTGATCCGCCCCGACCTCGACCAAGAGCTGGCCATCGGAGCTCAGGTACGAGTGGAGCTCCGCGGCGATACGGCGATAAAAATCAAGGCCGTCCGCGCCGCCGTCGAGCGCAATGAGCGGTTCGTATTC encodes:
- a CDS encoding ParA family protein codes for the protein MSKKVTVIGVIGQKGGGGKTTIAINLAVAAARQKLAAVIIDLDQQTNSAKWRRRRSDNVAVVPTTAGRIQATIQTAVTHSAEFIVIDSPGHNDSAATEAVRASDLVILPVEPQMFHFDTMPAMRDIVRIGGDKPTWLVVNKLHPSASALAERLKKIIFDTYSVPVCPVHLSRFDIYATSADVGLTPEEQDSGSRAAQEIRALYKFINQQVNKLRSPHVQKNDGLAASA
- a CDS encoding ribbon-helix-helix domain-containing protein, with the translated sequence MSKKMMGLQQALNSAATAQTARPEKPPLQPKPAPDSTTKPQGKAPSRQGKENIGTWLHPDFKKSLRLVQLRKSDKVYLDDLVAEALNDLFLKYNVPTVNHD